One region of Rhodocaloribacter litoris genomic DNA includes:
- a CDS encoding c-type cytochrome → MAADAVEAGRYLAIVAGCNDCHTAGYLQQEGRIPEDEWLAGSAMGWRGPWGTTYATNLRLRVQEVSEDEWVRTLHTRTARPPMPWMNVNRMSERDARALYRYIRALGPKGEPMPAPVPPGQEPATPYLSLMPQNLPQP, encoded by the coding sequence ATGGCCGCCGACGCCGTGGAGGCCGGGCGCTACCTGGCTATCGTGGCCGGGTGTAACGACTGTCACACAGCGGGCTACCTCCAGCAGGAGGGCCGCATCCCCGAGGACGAGTGGCTGGCCGGCTCGGCGATGGGCTGGCGCGGTCCCTGGGGCACCACCTACGCGACCAACCTGCGGCTGCGCGTGCAGGAGGTGAGCGAAGACGAGTGGGTCCGCACGCTCCACACGAGGACGGCCCGCCCGCCGATGCCCTGGATGAACGTGAACCGGATGAGCGAGCGGGACGCCCGGGCGCTCTACCGGTACATCAGGGCCCTGGGACCGAAAGGCGAGCCCATGCCCGCACCCGTCCCACCGGGCCAGGAGCCGGCCACGCCGTACCTCTCGCTGATGCCGCAGAACCTGCCGCAGCCATGA
- a CDS encoding di-heme oxidoredictase family protein codes for MSREKTAVWLWAGVVIGLGGCDVFLPEAPPSETILAEPIEGLTPAQMAAHIAGDEEFARVFGAADGLGPLFVAASCEGCHVGDGKGHPLTTLTRFGRYVGGVWDPMPAHGGPQLQHRALPGYTPEAIPPGATGVTRLMPPAVTGLGLLEAVEDETLLARADPDDADGDGISGVPNWIEPPDYLKNLDGRIANGGRYIGRFGKKAGAIDLLHQVVTAYKEDMGVTSDFDMEELFNPREGAFTGDLVPDPEVPAEVVRNVVFYIRTLKPPPRRDRDNPDVQAGERLFEVIGCAACHVPTLRTGPSDVAALHEKTFHPYTDLLLHDMGPELDDGYTEGTAKTSEWRTAPLWGIGLAADSQGGRAFYLHDGRAATLEEAIRFHGGEGAASREAFFALSPEEQRQVLRFLESL; via the coding sequence ATGTCTCGGGAAAAAACTGCGGTCTGGCTCTGGGCCGGGGTGGTGATCGGGCTCGGGGGCTGCGACGTCTTTCTGCCGGAGGCGCCGCCGTCGGAGACGATCCTGGCCGAGCCCATCGAGGGGTTGACGCCGGCCCAGATGGCGGCCCACATCGCCGGCGACGAGGAGTTCGCCCGCGTCTTCGGAGCCGCCGACGGGCTCGGCCCGCTCTTTGTGGCGGCTTCGTGTGAGGGGTGTCACGTCGGGGACGGCAAGGGACACCCGCTGACGACCCTGACCCGCTTCGGCCGGTATGTGGGCGGCGTGTGGGACCCGATGCCGGCTCACGGCGGTCCCCAGCTCCAGCACCGTGCGCTGCCGGGGTACACGCCCGAGGCGATCCCGCCCGGGGCCACGGGCGTCACCCGCCTGATGCCGCCGGCTGTGACGGGCCTCGGCCTGCTCGAAGCCGTCGAGGATGAGACGCTGCTGGCCCGCGCCGATCCCGACGATGCCGACGGCGACGGCATCTCGGGCGTGCCCAACTGGATTGAGCCCCCGGACTACCTCAAAAACCTCGACGGGCGCATCGCAAACGGGGGGCGGTATATCGGGCGGTTCGGCAAGAAGGCCGGTGCCATCGACCTGCTTCACCAGGTCGTGACGGCCTACAAGGAGGACATGGGGGTTACGTCCGATTTTGACATGGAAGAGCTCTTCAACCCGCGCGAGGGGGCCTTCACGGGAGACCTCGTGCCCGACCCGGAGGTGCCGGCGGAAGTCGTGCGCAACGTGGTCTTCTACATTCGCACGCTGAAGCCGCCGCCGCGCCGCGACCGGGACAACCCCGACGTGCAGGCCGGGGAGCGACTCTTCGAGGTCATCGGCTGCGCGGCGTGCCACGTGCCTACGCTGCGTACGGGTCCCTCGGACGTGGCGGCACTCCACGAAAAAACGTTCCACCCCTATACCGACCTGCTCCTGCACGACATGGGACCCGAGCTCGACGACGGTTACACCGAGGGAACGGCGAAGACGTCCGAGTGGCGTACCGCGCCGCTCTGGGGGATCGGCCTTGCCGCCGACTCGCAGGGGGGGCGGGCCTTTTACCTCCACGACGGGCGGGCCGCCACCCTTGAAGAAGCCATCCGCTTCCACGGGGGCGAAGGGGCCGCCAGCCGGGAGGCCTTCTTCGCATTGTCTCCGGAGGAGCAGCGGCAGGTCCTTCGTTTCCTCGAATCCCTGTGA
- the upp gene encoding uracil phosphoribosyltransferase, whose amino-acid sequence MKNLTVVDHPLLARDVTILRRRETPHGVFRETLSNAAAILAYEALRDLRLRAVPVMTPLEATVGVEVDEEVIVVPILRAGLGMVDGFVRFIPTARIGHLGMYRDKETHRPVDYYSNIPGGLETARVFVVDPMLATGGSAVGAINHLKERGARRFTFVCLVAAPEGVRALAEAHPGVPVLAAVLDRELDEHAYIRPGLGDAGDRIFGTSG is encoded by the coding sequence ATGAAAAACCTCACCGTTGTCGATCATCCGCTTCTGGCACGGGACGTGACCATCCTGCGTCGCCGGGAAACCCCTCACGGTGTCTTCCGGGAGACGCTCTCGAACGCGGCGGCGATTCTGGCCTATGAGGCCCTGCGTGACCTGCGGCTGCGGGCCGTCCCGGTCATGACGCCGCTGGAAGCGACCGTCGGCGTGGAGGTGGACGAGGAGGTCATCGTTGTGCCGATCCTGCGGGCCGGGCTCGGCATGGTCGACGGGTTCGTTCGCTTCATCCCGACCGCCCGCATCGGCCACCTGGGTATGTACCGGGACAAGGAGACGCACCGGCCGGTGGACTATTACAGCAACATTCCCGGCGGGCTGGAGACGGCCCGCGTGTTCGTCGTCGATCCGATGCTGGCCACGGGTGGGAGCGCCGTCGGCGCCATCAACCATCTGAAGGAGCGGGGAGCCCGGCGCTTCACCTTCGTCTGCCTCGTGGCGGCCCCCGAAGGGGTCCGTGCCCTCGCCGAAGCCCACCCCGGCGTGCCCGTGCTCGCGGCCGTGCTCGACCGCGAGCTCGACGAACACGCCTACATCCGCCCCGGGCTGGGCGACGCCGGCGACCGTATCTTCGGGACGTCCGGTTGA
- a CDS encoding ScyD/ScyE family protein, which translates to MLRLCLLSLLLLALRPAEETQARQPFATDLLTPIGLEMDTRGRLWVAQVGTGNNDGRISVVTPDGQVYPFLDGLGSVPEADGNAGTYHLRFIDGRLYFSNGMGTVTPEGYLLRVDTTGFTPGDPPRPLAAIDTVTNVGAFATDNGFPANNLYDLAEGPDGDLFLVDAGANALFRMDGATGALSVLATFDPIPNPTPVGPPMIDPVPTSVVYHEGRLYVSLFTGFPFLDGLAGVYEVSMTGEVTPVQEGLTLVTDLAVDPADGSLLALQMARFDLEGGFLPETGSLVRLSGGTVDTLLSGLMLPSAMYPAPDDNVYLSSLIGVVFKMPMASATSVEAEALPARFTLGPNYPNPFTASTHIHFHLHEPAHVTLHIFDLLGREVTPLLEGRYPAGTFEVPWQATGQPGGIYFYRLEANGQTQIRAMVLVR; encoded by the coding sequence ATGTTACGGTTATGCCTCCTTTCCCTGCTCCTCCTGGCACTCCGCCCGGCGGAGGAAACACAGGCCCGGCAACCCTTTGCCACGGACCTGCTCACCCCCATCGGGTTGGAGATGGATACCCGGGGTCGTCTCTGGGTGGCTCAGGTGGGTACCGGCAACAACGACGGCCGCATCTCGGTGGTGACGCCGGACGGCCAGGTGTACCCCTTCCTCGACGGGCTGGGCTCGGTACCCGAGGCCGACGGCAACGCCGGCACCTACCACCTCCGGTTCATCGACGGCCGGCTCTATTTCTCCAACGGGATGGGCACCGTGACGCCGGAGGGTTACCTGCTCCGCGTCGACACCACGGGCTTCACCCCCGGGGACCCGCCCCGCCCCCTGGCCGCCATCGACACGGTGACCAATGTGGGCGCCTTCGCCACGGACAACGGCTTCCCGGCCAACAACCTGTACGACCTCGCCGAAGGACCGGACGGTGACCTCTTCCTGGTCGATGCCGGGGCCAACGCCCTCTTCCGGATGGACGGCGCCACGGGCGCGTTGAGCGTCCTGGCCACGTTCGACCCGATCCCGAACCCCACACCGGTCGGCCCGCCGATGATCGACCCCGTCCCCACGAGCGTCGTCTACCATGAGGGGCGCCTCTACGTGAGCCTGTTCACGGGCTTCCCCTTCCTGGACGGGCTCGCCGGCGTCTACGAGGTGAGCATGACGGGCGAGGTGACGCCGGTACAGGAAGGGCTCACGCTGGTGACCGACCTGGCCGTCGACCCGGCGGATGGCTCGTTGCTGGCTCTCCAGATGGCGCGCTTCGACCTGGAGGGGGGCTTCCTGCCGGAGACCGGCAGCCTGGTGCGCCTCTCCGGCGGTACGGTCGATACGCTGCTCTCCGGGCTCATGCTGCCCTCGGCCATGTACCCGGCTCCGGACGATAACGTCTACCTGAGCTCGCTCATCGGTGTCGTTTTCAAGATGCCGATGGCCTCGGCCACATCGGTGGAAGCGGAGGCGTTGCCGGCGCGGTTCACGCTCGGACCGAATTACCCGAATCCGTTCACCGCTTCCACGCATATCCACTTCCATCTGCACGAGCCGGCCCACGTGACCCTCCACATCTTCGACCTCCTGGGCCGGGAGGTGACCCCGCTCCTGGAAGGACGATATCCGGCCGGCACGTTCGAGGTGCCCTGGCAAGCCACCGGGCAGCCCGGTGGAATCTACTTCTACCGCCTCGAAGCAAACGGACAGACGCAGATCCGGGCGATGGTGCTGGTGCGGTGA
- a CDS encoding carboxylate-amine ligase has translation MSTRPRYDLFEVFGVELEYMIVDRATLAVRPLADVLIHEKTGQYVSDVDNGSVAWSNELVNHVLELKTNGPVPSLDGLATLFHANVVEINDRLRRHEAMLLPSGAHPLMDPRTETHLWPHEYNEVYSLYNRLFDCRGHGWANLQSTHLNLPFRDEDGFGRLHAAIRVLLPVIPALSASTPLLDGALTGFADSRLETYRHNQDRFPVITGRVIPEAVFTKADYHRRIYRPINEALRPFDTDGVLDHTFVNSRGAIARFDRNAIEIRIIDLQECPAADLAILAGVVAVLRALVAERWVPLAALKAWHEDALAAIFLDVVRHAERAVITDQAYLRLFGLEASEATAGALWQHLVAAIQDDLSGDAAGVLEHLLTQGSLATRITRRLGDDITPGRIREVYHELAVCLAENRLFEA, from the coding sequence GTGTCAACACGTCCCCGCTACGACCTCTTTGAGGTCTTTGGCGTCGAACTCGAATACATGATCGTGGACCGGGCGACGCTGGCCGTCCGTCCCCTGGCCGACGTACTCATCCACGAAAAGACGGGGCAATACGTCTCCGACGTAGACAACGGCTCCGTGGCGTGGTCGAACGAACTGGTCAACCACGTCCTCGAGCTGAAGACGAACGGCCCGGTGCCGTCGCTCGACGGGCTGGCAACCCTGTTTCACGCGAATGTGGTGGAGATCAACGACCGCCTGCGCCGGCACGAGGCGATGCTGCTGCCCTCGGGCGCGCACCCGCTCATGGATCCGCGTACCGAGACGCACCTCTGGCCGCACGAGTACAACGAAGTCTACAGCCTCTACAACCGTCTCTTCGACTGCCGGGGACACGGGTGGGCCAACCTGCAGAGCACCCACCTGAATCTGCCGTTTCGAGACGAAGACGGCTTCGGGCGGCTGCATGCCGCCATCCGGGTCCTGCTGCCCGTCATCCCGGCCCTGAGCGCCAGCACGCCCCTGCTCGACGGGGCGCTCACGGGCTTTGCCGACAGCCGCCTCGAGACGTACCGGCACAACCAGGACCGCTTTCCCGTCATCACGGGCCGGGTCATCCCCGAGGCCGTCTTCACAAAGGCGGACTACCACCGGCGCATCTACCGGCCCATCAACGAGGCGCTCCGGCCCTTCGACACCGACGGCGTGCTCGACCATACCTTCGTCAACTCGCGCGGTGCCATCGCCCGCTTTGACCGGAACGCCATTGAGATCCGGATCATCGACCTGCAGGAGTGCCCGGCCGCTGATCTGGCGATCCTCGCCGGCGTCGTGGCGGTGCTCCGGGCACTGGTGGCGGAGCGGTGGGTCCCGCTCGCGGCCCTGAAGGCCTGGCACGAGGACGCGCTGGCCGCCATCTTCCTCGACGTCGTTCGCCACGCCGAGCGGGCCGTGATCACGGACCAGGCCTACCTGCGGCTCTTCGGCCTGGAGGCGTCCGAAGCCACGGCGGGGGCGCTCTGGCAGCACCTTGTCGCGGCGATACAGGACGACCTGTCCGGCGACGCCGCCGGGGTGCTGGAACACCTCCTCACGCAGGGGTCGCTTGCTACCCGCATTACCCGCCGCCTGGGCGATGACATCACGCCTGGCCGCATCCGGGAGGTGTACCACGAACTGGCCGTCTGCCTGGCCGAGAACCGGCTGTTTGAAGCCTGA
- a CDS encoding alanine/glycine:cation symporter family protein, with product METLSSFIELANGLLSPVLVTGLLGAGLFLTLRLGFIQIRRLGHGFAVTSGKYDDPNEPGDVSHFQALTTALSATVGIGNIAGVALAIHWGGPGALFWMWITALLGMATKYSEVTLAQHYRETIEDGKAWEGSVAGGPMYYIEKGIKERYGWNWKPVAVFFAFMLMMTSFMTGNAIQANTIATEMASNFGLAKWITGLCTATIVGVVIIGGIRRIGAVTGVLAPLMAALYVTGGLLILLLNAGDVPGTLATIITEAFNPSAGVAGTGIGLFLTTMTYGVQRGLFSNEAGQGSAPIAHSAAKTDEPVSEGVVALLEPFIDTIIICTITGLVIVSTGVFDDKVPTTISLGDNNVSYVQVDDRGNITSTSSPRELAVQNGMPVVTSGTDPRLAYFDVPVDTLFIDAAQTQPFTGTIFPGRAQAVGSDGTTYAVLYGNAVRNSAPLTSLGFQRGLEPLGLSELGRWIVLLCVFLFAISTAISWSYYGDRCANYLWGKKAILPYKMVFLVMHFLGAVVAVTTIWDLGDVALSLVTLPNVITLVLLSGLLKRVTDSYFQRKPWLENYEVHRRIVEEKKQKAAARKQHERI from the coding sequence ATGGAAACGCTGTCTTCCTTCATCGAACTGGCGAATGGCCTGCTGTCTCCCGTCCTGGTGACCGGGCTGCTGGGTGCGGGGTTGTTCCTGACGTTACGACTCGGCTTCATCCAGATCCGCCGGCTCGGGCATGGTTTTGCCGTCACCTCGGGCAAGTACGACGATCCGAATGAGCCGGGCGACGTGTCCCATTTCCAGGCCCTGACGACGGCGCTCTCGGCCACGGTCGGGATTGGCAACATCGCGGGGGTGGCGCTGGCGATCCACTGGGGTGGGCCGGGAGCGCTCTTCTGGATGTGGATCACGGCGCTGCTCGGCATGGCGACCAAGTACAGCGAGGTCACGCTTGCGCAGCACTACCGGGAGACGATCGAGGACGGAAAGGCCTGGGAAGGCTCCGTCGCCGGCGGGCCCATGTACTACATCGAGAAGGGGATCAAGGAACGGTACGGGTGGAACTGGAAGCCTGTGGCCGTCTTTTTCGCCTTCATGCTGATGATGACCTCGTTCATGACGGGCAACGCGATCCAGGCCAACACCATCGCCACGGAGATGGCGTCCAACTTCGGCCTGGCCAAGTGGATCACGGGCCTGTGCACGGCGACCATCGTCGGGGTGGTCATCATCGGCGGGATCCGGCGGATCGGGGCCGTCACCGGCGTGCTGGCTCCGCTCATGGCGGCGCTCTACGTCACCGGCGGGCTCCTGATCCTGCTCCTCAACGCGGGGGACGTGCCGGGAACCCTGGCGACGATCATCACCGAGGCCTTCAACCCGTCGGCCGGGGTGGCCGGCACCGGCATCGGCCTTTTCCTGACGACGATGACCTACGGCGTGCAGCGCGGCCTCTTCTCGAACGAGGCGGGGCAGGGATCGGCTCCCATCGCCCACTCGGCCGCCAAGACGGACGAGCCCGTCTCGGAGGGGGTTGTGGCCCTGCTCGAACCCTTCATCGACACCATCATCATCTGCACCATCACCGGCCTGGTGATCGTCTCCACCGGGGTCTTCGACGACAAGGTGCCGACGACCATCTCCCTGGGCGACAACAACGTGTCGTATGTACAGGTCGACGACCGGGGTAACATCACGAGCACGTCTTCGCCGCGGGAGCTGGCCGTGCAGAACGGCATGCCGGTGGTGACCTCGGGCACCGATCCCCGCCTGGCCTATTTCGACGTGCCGGTGGATACCCTCTTCATCGACGCTGCGCAGACGCAACCCTTCACGGGCACGATCTTTCCCGGCCGGGCACAGGCCGTAGGGTCCGACGGCACCACGTACGCCGTGCTCTACGGCAATGCCGTGCGCAACAGCGCCCCGCTCACCTCGCTCGGCTTCCAGCGCGGGCTCGAACCCCTCGGCCTCTCGGAGCTGGGACGCTGGATCGTGCTGCTGTGCGTGTTCCTCTTTGCCATCTCGACGGCCATCTCCTGGAGCTATTACGGTGACCGCTGCGCCAACTACCTCTGGGGCAAGAAAGCCATCCTGCCCTACAAGATGGTCTTTCTCGTCATGCACTTCCTCGGGGCCGTCGTGGCGGTGACGACGATCTGGGACCTGGGGGATGTGGCCCTCTCGCTCGTGACGCTGCCGAACGTGATCACGCTCGTCCTGCTCTCGGGGCTGCTCAAGCGCGTCACCGACAGCTACTTCCAGCGCAAGCCGTGGCTGGAGAACTACGAGGTCCACCGGCGGATCGTGGAGGAGAAGAAGCAGAAAGCCGCCGCGCGCAAGCAGCACGAGCGCATCTAG
- a CDS encoding EutN/CcmL family microcompartment protein: protein MYLCKVTGTVVATRKDERFRPSKLLIVHPVDLAGRLKGIKDQLALDPGYGAGIGDYVLVAREGAVVEQLMAAPTPANVIVLGVVDGWSCEGTEPA, encoded by the coding sequence ATGTACCTGTGCAAAGTGACCGGCACCGTCGTGGCGACCCGCAAGGACGAACGGTTTCGCCCGAGCAAGCTGCTGATCGTTCACCCGGTCGACCTGGCGGGACGGCTGAAGGGCATCAAGGACCAGCTGGCCCTGGACCCCGGCTACGGAGCCGGCATCGGCGACTATGTGCTGGTGGCCCGCGAAGGCGCCGTCGTCGAACAGCTCATGGCCGCTCCCACCCCGGCCAACGTCATCGTCCTCGGGGTGGTCGACGGCTGGTCCTGTGAAGGCACCGAACCGGCGTGA
- a CDS encoding RimK family protein has protein sequence MKKLIVVNNPRDWTLDVPGVEVVASRQYLTDPGFAAQRNVRVFNLCRDYSYQSKGYYVSLLAEARGHKVIPSVRTIQDLKNPVVVRIESEELDDLIQKSLKHLRSDGFVLSIYFGKNVARQYDRLSRELYKLFQAPLLRARFTYHQGMKKWLLQSIRAIDQKDIPAHHLDFVREAARAYFARKRYDGARAPSYLYDLAILVNPDEPAPPSNARALQRFVEAAEALGFYVEFITREDYSRLAEFDALFIRETTSVNHHTYRFASRAQSEGMAVIDSPDAILRCNNKVYLAELFQTARLPVPKTLVVHADNRKTVAGALGLPCVLKLPDSSFSRGVVKVKTPEELRTELDRMLEESELVIAQAFTPTDFDWRIGILDGRPLYACKYFMAKGHWQIYNWSGRKADVEGGAETVPVEQAPPAVVEAALRAARLIGDGLFGVDVKEVDGRPLLIEVNENPNIDAGVEDAVLKEELYTRIIQALKIRIENRLGISRVNTSPLRPL, from the coding sequence ATGAAGAAGCTCATCGTCGTCAACAACCCCCGGGACTGGACGCTGGACGTGCCGGGGGTGGAGGTGGTGGCCTCCCGGCAGTACCTGACCGACCCGGGCTTTGCCGCCCAGCGGAACGTGCGCGTGTTCAACCTCTGCCGCGACTATAGCTACCAGTCGAAAGGCTATTACGTCTCGCTCCTGGCCGAGGCCCGCGGGCACAAGGTGATCCCGAGCGTGCGAACCATCCAGGACCTGAAGAACCCGGTCGTGGTCCGGATCGAGTCCGAAGAGCTGGACGACCTCATCCAGAAGAGCCTGAAACACCTGCGCTCGGACGGGTTCGTCCTGAGCATCTACTTCGGGAAGAACGTGGCCCGGCAGTACGACCGGCTCAGCCGGGAGCTCTACAAGCTGTTTCAGGCGCCCCTGCTCCGGGCCCGCTTCACCTACCACCAGGGCATGAAGAAGTGGCTCCTGCAGAGCATCCGGGCCATCGATCAGAAGGACATCCCGGCCCATCACCTCGACTTCGTCCGGGAGGCCGCCCGCGCCTATTTCGCGCGGAAACGCTACGACGGGGCCCGGGCACCTTCGTACCTCTACGACCTGGCGATCCTCGTCAACCCCGACGAGCCGGCCCCGCCGTCGAACGCCCGTGCCCTGCAGCGCTTCGTCGAGGCGGCCGAAGCGCTGGGCTTCTACGTCGAGTTCATCACCCGGGAGGATTACAGCCGCCTGGCCGAGTTCGACGCCCTCTTCATCCGTGAGACGACGTCCGTCAATCACCACACCTACCGCTTCGCCAGCCGGGCGCAGTCCGAAGGGATGGCCGTCATCGACAGCCCGGACGCCATCCTGCGCTGCAACAACAAGGTGTACCTGGCCGAGCTGTTCCAGACGGCCCGCCTGCCCGTGCCGAAGACCCTCGTGGTGCATGCGGATAACCGCAAGACCGTCGCGGGGGCGCTGGGGCTGCCGTGCGTGCTCAAGCTGCCGGACTCGTCCTTCTCGCGCGGGGTGGTCAAGGTCAAGACGCCGGAGGAGCTCCGCACCGAACTCGACCGCATGCTGGAGGAATCCGAGCTGGTCATCGCGCAGGCCTTCACGCCGACCGACTTCGACTGGCGCATCGGCATCCTCGACGGCCGCCCACTCTACGCCTGCAAATACTTTATGGCGAAGGGGCACTGGCAGATCTACAACTGGAGCGGGCGGAAGGCTGACGTCGAAGGTGGGGCCGAGACGGTGCCCGTCGAGCAGGCACCGCCGGCCGTGGTGGAGGCGGCCCTGCGCGCCGCCCGCCTCATCGGCGACGGCCTCTTCGGTGTGGACGTGAAGGAGGTCGACGGCCGCCCGCTGCTGATCGAGGTCAACGAGAATCCCAACATCGACGCGGGGGTGGAGGACGCCGTGCTGAAGGAGGAGCTCTACACCCGTATCATCCAGGCCCTCAAAATCCGCATCGAAAACCGACTGGGCATCTCTCGTGTCAACACGTCCCCGCTACGACCTCTTTGA
- a CDS encoding Na+/H+ antiporter NhaC family protein, translating into MQRLLLLLVFLGVARPAPAQDYTLEVPGVVLRDVPFSVAVRSPDVLFDEVSAVAYRLCLGDATPPLTCLGGEAVPLAFQRGDDGTRRLVAEGLTVPGTGAFEVALLHNGLPAAVARSRAVPGWLSILPPLLAIAIALAFKRVIPALFLGIWVGAWTAAGGGTGFWSGLLDTFQVYVAGALADPDHAAIILFSLMIGGMVGIISRNGGMQGIVNRIVRWARDARRGQLATALLGIAIFFDDYANTLVVGGTMRPVTDRLRISREKLAYIVDSTAAPVAALAFVTTWIGFEVGLIGDAVGKIDGLDLSAYSIFLHSIPYSFYPILALFFVFVVAGTNREFGPMWEAETRARTTGQVLRPGASIDEEAAEGKDVQPKPDKPHRLINAVLPILVLVGGVLVGLYVTGEGEHLRDIIGSADSYKALMWASLLGTLTAALLSVGQRILSLEETIEAWYAGLKAMLFAMIILVLAWALSEITEVLHTAAYLVHLLGEALPPGVVPALVFLLAAATAFATGSSWGTMGILLPLVVPLVWAILQANDMADPAHYHVLYSTVASILAGSVWGDHCSPISDTTILSSMASGCDHIDHVRTQLPYAALVGTTGLLLGELPVGFGMPWWVALLLGMGVLVAAMRFLGRTVPAAPVTAEPSTPVP; encoded by the coding sequence ATGCAACGCCTGCTTCTCCTGCTCGTCTTCCTCGGTGTGGCACGGCCGGCCCCGGCACAGGACTACACGCTCGAGGTTCCCGGCGTCGTGCTCCGCGACGTTCCGTTCTCGGTCGCCGTGCGCAGCCCCGACGTGCTCTTCGACGAGGTGAGCGCCGTGGCCTACCGCCTCTGCCTGGGCGACGCGACTCCGCCGCTCACCTGTCTGGGCGGCGAGGCGGTGCCCCTGGCGTTTCAGCGCGGCGACGACGGGACACGCCGGCTCGTAGCCGAGGGCCTCACGGTGCCCGGGACCGGGGCGTTCGAGGTCGCCCTGCTGCACAACGGCCTGCCGGCGGCCGTCGCCCGGTCCCGTGCCGTGCCCGGGTGGCTTTCCATCCTCCCGCCGCTGCTGGCCATCGCCATCGCGCTCGCCTTCAAACGGGTCATCCCGGCCCTCTTCCTGGGCATCTGGGTCGGGGCGTGGACGGCCGCCGGCGGCGGAACCGGCTTCTGGAGCGGCCTCCTGGACACGTTCCAGGTCTACGTCGCGGGGGCCCTCGCCGACCCCGACCATGCGGCCATCATCCTCTTTTCGCTGATGATCGGGGGGATGGTGGGCATCATCTCCCGCAACGGCGGCATGCAGGGCATCGTCAACCGGATCGTCCGCTGGGCACGGGACGCCCGGCGCGGGCAACTCGCCACGGCCCTGCTCGGCATCGCCATCTTTTTCGACGACTACGCCAACACGCTCGTCGTCGGCGGTACGATGCGGCCCGTGACGGACCGCCTGCGCATCTCCCGGGAGAAGCTGGCCTACATCGTCGACTCGACGGCGGCCCCGGTGGCGGCCCTGGCCTTCGTCACCACCTGGATCGGCTTCGAGGTCGGGCTCATCGGCGACGCGGTCGGTAAGATCGACGGGCTGGACCTTTCGGCCTATTCGATCTTTCTGCACTCGATCCCGTACAGCTTCTACCCGATCCTGGCACTGTTCTTCGTCTTCGTGGTGGCGGGAACGAACCGGGAGTTCGGGCCGATGTGGGAGGCGGAGACCCGGGCCCGCACGACCGGACAGGTGCTGCGGCCGGGGGCCAGCATCGACGAGGAGGCCGCCGAGGGGAAGGACGTGCAGCCGAAGCCGGACAAGCCGCACCGGCTGATCAATGCAGTGCTGCCGATTCTGGTGCTCGTCGGGGGGGTGCTGGTCGGGCTCTACGTCACCGGCGAGGGGGAACACCTGCGCGACATCATCGGGTCGGCGGATTCGTACAAGGCGCTGATGTGGGCCTCGCTGCTGGGCACCCTCACGGCGGCCCTGCTTTCGGTCGGGCAGCGCATTCTCTCGCTGGAGGAAACCATCGAAGCCTGGTATGCCGGGCTGAAGGCGATGCTCTTCGCCATGATCATCCTGGTGCTGGCCTGGGCGCTTTCGGAGATCACCGAGGTGTTGCACACGGCCGCATACCTGGTCCATCTGCTGGGGGAAGCCCTGCCGCCGGGGGTGGTGCCTGCGCTCGTCTTCCTGCTGGCCGCCGCGACGGCCTTTGCGACGGGGTCGAGCTGGGGCACCATGGGCATCCTGCTGCCGCTCGTGGTGCCGCTCGTCTGGGCCATCCTGCAGGCCAACGACATGGCCGACCCGGCCCACTACCACGTTCTCTATTCGACCGTCGCGAGCATCCTGGCCGGCTCCGTCTGGGGGGATCACTGCTCGCCCATCTCGGACACGACCATCCTCTCGTCGATGGCCTCCGGCTGTGACCATATCGACCACGTGCGGACGCAGCTCCCGTATGCCGCGCTCGTGGGGACGACGGGCCTGCTGCTGGGCGAACTGCCCGTCGGCTTCGGCATGCCCTGGTGGGTGGCCCTGCTGCTGGGCATGGGGGTGCTCGTGGCCGCCATGCGCTTCCTGGGACGCACGGTGCCGGCCGCACCCGTCACGGCGGAACCCTCCACGCCCGTCCCGTGA
- a CDS encoding ubiquinol-cytochrome c reductase iron-sulfur subunit — protein MHRRDFIRWLERLAAGVACAGGGLLAGCAGSRFVPARPEAGRLVIRKDDLAGRAVVLVDLPGTGRPILLRRTGPDAFVAVWTRCTHRGCQVEPAGDRLVCPCHGSEYTLDGKVVKSPARMDLRRFRVTTDAGHVYVEMN, from the coding sequence ATGCACCGGCGCGATTTCATCAGGTGGCTGGAACGGCTGGCCGCCGGGGTAGCCTGCGCGGGCGGGGGGCTGCTGGCCGGCTGTGCGGGCAGCCGCTTCGTCCCGGCCCGGCCGGAGGCGGGGCGACTCGTCATCCGAAAGGACGATCTTGCCGGCCGGGCTGTTGTGCTCGTCGATCTGCCGGGAACCGGGCGGCCCATCCTGCTCCGCCGAACGGGGCCGGACGCCTTCGTTGCCGTCTGGACGCGCTGCACCCACCGGGGCTGCCAGGTGGAGCCGGCGGGGGACCGGCTCGTCTGCCCCTGCCATGGCAGCGAGTACACCCTCGACGGCAAGGTCGTCAAGTCGCCGGCACGGATGGATCTTCGACGCTTCCGGGTGACGACCGACGCCGGGCACGTTTACGTCGAAATGAACTGA